From the genome of Blautia pseudococcoides, one region includes:
- the argC gene encoding N-acetyl-gamma-glutamyl-phosphate reductase, with amino-acid sequence MIKAGIIGATGYAGGELVRLLLNHKEVEMKWYGSRSYIDKKYYEVYQNMFKLVDDKCMDDNMEALADEVDVIFTATPQGLCASLVNEEILSKVKIVDLSADFRLKDVKVYEEWYKIQHKSPEFIEEAVYGLSELNREDVKKARLVANPGCYTTCSILTCYPLIKEGLIQPETLIIDAKSGTSGAGRGAKIDNLYCEVNENIKAYGVTTHRHTPEIEEQLGYAAGRAFCLNFTPHLVPMNRGILVTAYASLAQDADEDAIRAAYEKYYGSEYFIRVLDKDVCPQTKWVEGSNFVDVNFKIDKRTNRVIMMGAIDNLVKGAAGQAVQNMNLMFGFEETEGLKLVPMFP; translated from the coding sequence ATGATAAAAGCAGGAATCATCGGAGCAACCGGCTATGCCGGAGGCGAACTTGTCAGATTACTTTTAAATCATAAAGAAGTGGAAATGAAATGGTACGGCTCCAGAAGCTACATAGATAAAAAATACTATGAGGTTTACCAGAATATGTTCAAGCTGGTAGATGACAAATGTATGGATGACAATATGGAAGCCCTGGCCGATGAAGTGGATGTGATTTTCACTGCAACCCCCCAGGGTTTATGTGCGTCTTTAGTGAATGAGGAAATCCTCTCCAAAGTAAAGATCGTGGATTTAAGTGCAGATTTCCGTTTAAAAGATGTAAAAGTATACGAAGAATGGTACAAAATCCAGCACAAGTCCCCTGAATTTATAGAGGAAGCTGTATACGGTCTTAGTGAACTTAACCGGGAGGATGTAAAAAAGGCACGTTTAGTGGCAAATCCTGGCTGTTACACCACATGCAGTATCCTGACTTGTTATCCCCTAATAAAAGAGGGGCTGATCCAGCCGGAGACCCTGATCATTGATGCAAAGTCAGGAACATCCGGGGCAGGCAGGGGAGCCAAGATCGACAATCTATACTGTGAAGTAAATGAAAATATCAAAGCATACGGCGTGACGACCCACCGCCACACACCGGAGATAGAAGAACAGCTTGGGTATGCGGCCGGCAGAGCGTTCTGCCTGAATTTCACCCCTCATCTGGTACCAATGAACAGGGGAATCCTGGTGACCGCCTATGCTTCCCTGGCTCAGGATGCAGATGAGGATGCCATCCGCGCAGCCTATGAAAAATACTATGGCAGTGAATATTTTATCCGCGTCCTGGATAAAGATGTGTGTCCCCAGACCAAATGGGTGGAGGGCAGCAACTTTGTGGATGTGAATTTTAAGATTGATAAGAGAACAAACCGTGTGATCATGATGGGCGCCATCGACAACCTGGTAAAAGGTGCGGCAGGCCAGGCGGTGCAGAATATGAACCTGATGTTTGGTTTCGAGGAGACAGAGGGCCTGAAGCTGGTGCCCATGTTCCCGTAA
- the argJ gene encoding bifunctional ornithine acetyltransferase/N-acetylglutamate synthase encodes MKVINGGVTAAKGFQAAGIAAGIKKGNAKDMAMIYSTVPCVAAGTFTTNVVKAAPVKWDQQIVYHVPAAQAVVCNSGIANACTGEEGYGYCKKTAQAAAEILGIPEDSVLVASTGVIGKQLPMEILEAGVKKMVPLLSESEAAGTLAAESIMTTDTVKKEIAVETEIDGKKVTIGGMCKGSGMIHPNMCTMLGFVTTDVNISKELLQEALSDSVKDTYNMVSVDGDTSTNDTVLLLANGQAGNAEIQEKNQDYEKFAEALGYVNTWLAKHIAADGEGATALFEVKVIHAANKEQAVTLSKSIITSNLTKAAIFGHDANWGRILCAMGYSGAQFDPEKVDLYFESAAGSLKIIEDGMATGYSEEEATKILSEKEVTAVADIKMGDADATAWGCDLTYDYVKINADYRS; translated from the coding sequence ATGAAAGTTATAAACGGCGGTGTGACCGCAGCAAAAGGATTTCAGGCAGCAGGCATTGCGGCAGGGATCAAAAAGGGAAATGCCAAAGACATGGCTATGATCTACAGCACAGTGCCCTGCGTGGCAGCCGGCACTTTCACCACCAATGTGGTAAAAGCAGCCCCTGTAAAATGGGATCAGCAGATCGTATATCATGTACCGGCTGCACAGGCAGTGGTCTGCAACAGCGGGATTGCCAATGCGTGTACAGGGGAAGAGGGATACGGATACTGCAAAAAGACAGCACAGGCAGCAGCAGAGATCCTGGGAATCCCGGAAGATTCTGTACTGGTGGCATCCACAGGCGTGATCGGAAAACAGCTCCCCATGGAGATCCTGGAGGCTGGTGTGAAGAAAATGGTTCCCCTCCTCTCAGAATCTGAGGCAGCGGGCACACTGGCAGCGGAATCTATTATGACCACAGATACGGTAAAGAAAGAAATCGCGGTAGAGACAGAGATAGACGGCAAAAAAGTTACCATTGGCGGCATGTGTAAAGGTTCTGGCATGATCCATCCCAATATGTGCACCATGCTTGGGTTTGTGACCACGGATGTGAATATCAGCAAAGAGCTGCTCCAGGAAGCGCTCAGTGACAGCGTAAAGGACACTTACAACATGGTTTCCGTGGATGGAGACACCTCCACCAATGATACGGTTCTTCTTCTGGCAAACGGTCAGGCGGGGAATGCGGAGATACAGGAGAAAAATCAGGATTACGAAAAATTTGCAGAAGCTCTCGGTTATGTGAATACCTGGCTGGCAAAGCACATTGCAGCGGACGGAGAGGGCGCCACCGCCCTGTTCGAGGTAAAAGTGATCCATGCAGCCAACAAAGAGCAGGCCGTGACCCTGAGCAAGTCCATCATCACCTCAAACCTTACAAAAGCAGCAATTTTCGGACACGATGCCAACTGGGGACGTATTCTGTGTGCCATGGGGTATTCAGGAGCACAGTTTGACCCGGAGAAAGTGGATTTATATTTTGAGAGTGCAGCGGGCAGCCTGAAAATCATAGAGGACGGCATGGCAACCGGATACAGTGAGGAGGAAGCTACGAAGATCCTGTCTGAAAAAGAAGTGACAGCCGTGGCGGACATCAAGATGGGAGATGCAGACGCTACGGCCTGGGGATGTGACCTGACCTATGACTATGTGAAAATAAATGCGGATTACCGCTCATAA
- a CDS encoding argininosuccinate synthase, translated as MKEKVILAYSGGLDTTALIPWLKENFDYEVICCCVDCGQGNELDGLDERAKLSGASKLYIENIIDEFCDDYIVPCVQAGAVYEHKYLLGTSMARPGIAKKLVEIARKEGATAVCHGATGKGNDQIRFELGVKALAPDLKIIAPWRMTDVWTMQSREDEIEFCKAHGINLPFDASHSYSRDRNLWHISHEGLELEDPAQEPNYDDLLVLGVTPEKAPEEGEYVTMTFEKGIPTSLNGKSMKVSEIITELNAMGGKHGIGIIDIVENRVVGMKSRGVYETPGGTILMEAHDQLEELILDRDTMETKKKLGSQFAQIVYEGKWFTPLREAIQAFVENTQQYVTGEVKFKLYKGNIIKAGTTSPYSLYSESLASFTTGDLYDHHDADGFITLFGLPLKVRAMKMAEAEKSQNK; from the coding sequence ATGAAAGAAAAAGTTATCTTAGCATATTCAGGCGGACTGGACACTACAGCTCTGATTCCGTGGCTGAAAGAAAATTTTGACTATGAAGTCATCTGCTGCTGTGTAGACTGCGGACAGGGAAATGAGTTGGACGGACTGGACGAACGTGCCAAATTATCAGGCGCATCCAAATTATATATTGAAAATATCATTGACGAATTCTGTGACGATTACATTGTTCCCTGTGTACAGGCTGGTGCTGTATATGAGCACAAATACCTGCTGGGAACATCCATGGCGCGTCCCGGAATCGCCAAGAAACTGGTTGAGATCGCAAGAAAAGAAGGCGCTACCGCTGTCTGCCACGGCGCTACCGGTAAAGGAAATGACCAGATTCGTTTTGAACTGGGTGTCAAGGCTCTGGCTCCTGATTTAAAAATTATCGCTCCATGGCGTATGACAGATGTATGGACCATGCAGTCACGTGAGGATGAGATTGAATTCTGTAAAGCACACGGAATCAACCTTCCTTTTGATGCAAGCCACAGCTACAGCCGTGACCGTAATCTCTGGCATATCAGCCATGAAGGCCTGGAACTGGAAGACCCTGCGCAGGAACCCAATTATGATGATCTGCTGGTTCTTGGTGTTACACCGGAAAAAGCTCCTGAAGAAGGGGAATATGTGACTATGACCTTTGAAAAAGGTATCCCCACAAGCCTGAACGGAAAATCCATGAAAGTTTCCGAAATCATTACAGAGCTGAATGCAATGGGCGGAAAACATGGGATCGGCATCATTGATATTGTGGAAAACCGTGTTGTAGGCATGAAATCCCGCGGTGTGTACGAGACACCGGGCGGAACCATCCTGATGGAGGCTCATGACCAGTTAGAAGAACTGATTCTGGACCGAGACACTATGGAGACAAAGAAAAAACTGGGCAGTCAGTTTGCTCAGATCGTATATGAAGGAAAATGGTTCACTCCGCTGCGTGAAGCTATCCAGGCATTTGTTGAGAACACCCAGCAGTATGTGACAGGTGAAGTAAAATTCAAACTGTACAAGGGCAACATTATCAAAGCCGGCACCACTTCTCCGTACAGCCTGTACAGTGAATCACTGGCATCCTTCACAACCGGAGATTTGTACGATCACCACGATGCAGACGGATTTATTACATTGTTTGGTCTGCCACTGAAGGTCCGCGCTATGAAAATGGCGGAAGCCGAAAAGAGCCAGAATAAATAA
- a CDS encoding ribonucleoside triphosphate reductase, with translation MFQVVKRDGEIAEFRLDKIAEAVKKAFDATENEYSSDMLDLLALRVTSDFQKKIVKGKVSVEDIQDSVENVLIQAGYSDVAKSYILYRKQREKIRNMKSTILDYKEIVNSYVKVEDWRVKENSTVTYSVGGLILSNSGAVTANYWLSEIYDTEIAEAHRNADIHIHDLSMLTGYCAGWSLKQLIKEGLGGIEGKITSSPAKHLSVLCNQMVNFLGIMQNEWAGAQAFSSFDTYLAPFVKADNLSYPEVKKCVESFIYGVNTPSRWGTQAPFSNITLDWTVPGDLAELPAIVGGKEMTFKYKDCKEEMDMVNKAFIETMIEGDANGRGFQYPIPTYSITRDFDWSDTENNKLLFEMTSKYGTPYFSNYINSDMEPSDVRSMCCRLRLDLRELRKKTGGFFGSGESTGSVGVVTINMPRIAYLAEDEVDFFRRLDHMMDLSARSLKIKRDVITKLLDEGLYPYTKRYLGSFENHFSTIGLLGMNEAGLNARWLKCDMADERTQEFSKRVLNHMRERLKDYQEEYGDLYNLEATPAESTSYRLAKHDRKRWPDIKTAGNEGDTPYYTNSSHLPVDYTADIFDALDIQDELQTLYTSGTVFHAFLGEKLPDWKAAAALVRKIAQNYRLPYYTLSPTYSVCKDHGYLSGEHFVCPKCGKKAEVYSRITGYYRPVQNWNDGKSQEYKNRTVYDIAHSDFKASPQMVTMTEREVRMEESDAGQVTAKYLFTTETCPNCKMAKQMLEGQDYELVDAEKNPELARKFGVMQAPTLIVIAGEETKKYVNASNIQRYVDED, from the coding sequence ATGTTTCAGGTAGTAAAACGTGATGGGGAAATCGCAGAATTCCGGCTGGATAAAATTGCGGAAGCAGTTAAGAAAGCATTTGATGCAACGGAGAATGAATACAGCAGTGACATGCTGGATTTACTGGCACTCCGTGTGACATCAGATTTCCAGAAGAAAATCGTAAAGGGGAAAGTTTCTGTTGAGGATATTCAGGACAGTGTGGAAAATGTACTGATCCAGGCTGGTTACTCTGATGTGGCAAAATCCTATATCCTGTACAGAAAGCAGAGAGAAAAAATCCGCAATATGAAGTCCACGATCCTGGACTACAAAGAGATCGTGAACAGCTATGTGAAGGTGGAGGACTGGAGAGTAAAAGAAAATTCCACTGTAACATACTCCGTAGGAGGACTGATTTTAAGCAACTCCGGTGCGGTAACTGCCAATTACTGGCTGTCTGAGATTTACGATACGGAGATCGCGGAGGCGCACAGGAACGCGGATATCCATATCCATGATCTGTCCATGCTGACAGGATACTGTGCCGGCTGGTCCTTAAAACAGCTGATCAAAGAAGGGCTGGGCGGTATCGAAGGCAAGATCACCTCCTCCCCGGCGAAGCATCTGAGCGTGCTCTGCAACCAGATGGTGAACTTTCTGGGAATCATGCAGAATGAATGGGCAGGGGCACAGGCTTTCTCCTCCTTCGACACATACCTGGCGCCTTTTGTCAAGGCTGACAATTTGAGCTATCCAGAGGTGAAAAAGTGTGTGGAATCCTTTATTTACGGCGTCAATACCCCGAGCCGCTGGGGAACGCAGGCACCATTCTCCAATATTACCCTGGACTGGACTGTTCCGGGCGATCTGGCGGAGCTTCCGGCTATTGTAGGCGGCAAAGAGATGACGTTTAAGTACAAAGACTGCAAAGAAGAGATGGATATGGTGAACAAGGCCTTCATTGAGACCATGATTGAGGGAGATGCCAACGGGCGCGGTTTCCAGTACCCGATTCCTACTTATTCCATTACCAGGGATTTTGACTGGTCTGATACGGAGAACAATAAGCTTTTATTTGAGATGACTTCAAAATACGGAACCCCTTATTTTTCAAATTATATCAACAGTGACATGGAGCCCAGTGATGTGCGCAGTATGTGCTGCCGCCTGCGTCTTGACTTAAGAGAACTGCGAAAGAAAACTGGGGGATTCTTTGGCTCCGGGGAGAGCACCGGGTCTGTGGGTGTTGTGACCATCAACATGCCCAGGATCGCATACCTGGCAGAGGATGAGGTGGATTTTTTCCGCCGCCTGGACCATATGATGGATCTTTCAGCCCGTTCTCTGAAAATCAAGAGAGATGTCATCACAAAACTTTTGGATGAAGGTCTCTACCCATACACCAAGAGATACCTGGGGAGCTTTGAGAACCATTTTTCAACCATTGGTCTTCTGGGCATGAACGAAGCCGGCCTAAATGCCAGATGGCTGAAATGTGATATGGCTGATGAGAGAACCCAGGAATTCTCCAAGCGTGTGCTGAACCACATGAGAGAGCGTCTGAAAGATTATCAGGAAGAGTACGGCGATTTATACAACCTGGAAGCAACTCCTGCAGAGTCCACTTCCTACCGTCTGGCAAAGCACGACAGAAAGCGCTGGCCGGACATCAAAACAGCAGGAAACGAAGGAGACACCCCATATTACACCAACAGTTCCCACCTTCCGGTAGACTATACAGCAGATATTTTCGATGCGCTGGATATTCAGGATGAACTGCAGACATTATACACCTCCGGCACAGTGTTCCATGCTTTCCTGGGAGAAAAGCTGCCTGACTGGAAAGCTGCGGCAGCGCTTGTGAGAAAGATTGCGCAGAACTACCGTCTGCCTTACTATACACTGTCACCTACCTATTCTGTCTGTAAAGACCATGGCTATCTCTCCGGTGAACATTTTGTGTGCCCCAAATGCGGAAAAAAAGCCGAAGTTTACAGCCGTATTACAGGTTATTACCGTCCGGTGCAGAACTGGAACGACGGAAAGAGCCAGGAATATAAGAACCGTACAGTTTACGATATTGCTCATTCTGACTTCAAGGCCAGTCCCCAAATGGTAACCATGACGGAGCGGGAGGTAAGGATGGAGGAATCAGATGCCGGACAGGTAACGGCAAAATACTTGTTTACCACAGAAACCTGCCCCAACTGTAAAATGGCAAAACAGATGTTGGAAGGCCAGGATTATGAGCTGGTGGATGCGGAGAAGAATCCGGAACTGGCCCGCAAGTTCGGCGTGATGCAGGCTCCCACCCTTATTGTCATTGCCGGCGAGGAGACAAAAAAATATGTAAATGCGTCTAATATCCAGAGATATGTAGACGAAGATTAA
- the hflX gene encoding GTPase HflX produces MELYDLNEIEERVILVGVQEGDGDDTVESVEELAELAKTAGALVVGTVIQKRERIHPGTYVGKGKMEELKMLLTALDATGIICDDELSPVQMNNLQQELDCKVMDRTLLILDIFADHASTSEGKIQVELAQLRYRAVRLVGLRNSLSRLGGGIGTRGPGEKKLEMDRRLIKERISQLKRELEQVKRHRELLREGRKRDRVMTAAIVGYTNAGKSTLLNTLTDAGVLSEDKLFATLDPTTRMLELSKGTKIYLTDTVGFIRKLPHHLIEAFKSTLEEAKYADIILHVVDASNPQMEDQMRVVYDTLQELEVTNKKIVTLFNKQDKLAEEQILHDLNANHVLRISAKTGDGLDRLREVLEKIVTEDQIYLERVIPYKDAGILQQIRKYGHLMEEEYTEGGIAVKARVPKDILGRL; encoded by the coding sequence ATGGAGTTATACGATTTGAACGAAATAGAGGAGCGCGTTATCCTGGTAGGAGTTCAGGAGGGTGACGGCGACGATACCGTGGAATCCGTGGAAGAGCTTGCAGAGCTTGCTAAGACAGCGGGCGCACTTGTGGTGGGCACGGTCATCCAGAAAAGAGAACGGATCCATCCCGGTACCTATGTGGGAAAAGGCAAGATGGAGGAGCTGAAAATGCTGCTCACAGCCCTGGATGCCACAGGGATCATCTGCGATGATGAACTGTCACCGGTGCAGATGAACAACCTGCAGCAGGAGCTGGACTGTAAGGTGATGGACAGGACACTTTTGATACTTGATATTTTTGCGGACCATGCGTCCACAAGCGAAGGAAAGATCCAGGTGGAGCTGGCACAGCTCCGTTACCGGGCAGTCCGTCTTGTGGGACTGCGTAATTCCCTGTCCCGCTTGGGCGGCGGTATTGGGACCAGAGGCCCTGGTGAGAAGAAGCTGGAGATGGACAGGCGTTTGATCAAAGAGAGAATTTCCCAGTTAAAACGGGAGCTTGAGCAGGTGAAGCGTCACAGAGAGCTTTTAAGAGAGGGCAGAAAAAGAGACCGCGTCATGACAGCAGCCATTGTGGGATACACCAATGCAGGAAAATCCACGCTCTTGAATACACTGACAGATGCGGGCGTTCTTTCAGAGGATAAGTTGTTTGCCACTCTGGATCCAACTACCAGAATGCTGGAGTTATCCAAAGGGACCAAAATTTACCTCACAGACACCGTAGGGTTTATCCGGAAACTGCCTCATCATCTGATCGAGGCGTTTAAAAGCACCCTGGAGGAAGCAAAGTATGCGGACATTATTTTACATGTGGTAGACGCGTCCAATCCCCAGATGGAAGATCAGATGCGAGTGGTATATGACACCCTGCAGGAATTGGAAGTGACCAATAAAAAAATAGTTACTCTTTTTAATAAACAGGACAAACTGGCAGAGGAACAGATACTCCATGATCTTAATGCCAACCATGTACTGCGTATTTCAGCTAAGACAGGGGATGGCCTGGACCGTCTGAGAGAAGTGCTGGAAAAAATTGTGACAGAAGACCAGATTTATCTGGAGCGTGTAATTCCTTATAAAGATGCAGGGATTCTGCAGCAGATCCGTAAGTACGGACATCTTATGGAGGAGGAGTACACAGAGGGTGGAATCGCAGTAAAAGCAAGGGTTCCGAAGGACATTTTAGGACGCCTGTAG